In Proteus vulgaris, one DNA window encodes the following:
- the lptE gene encoding LPS assembly lipoprotein LptE, translated as MRYLLSLFFGLAVLITAGCGFHLQGKTQVPAELKTLYLSSGDPYGPLSRVMRQQLRLSDVQLVENPTADIPILKIVGSSESKETVSVYQDGKSAERQLTFVLDAQVIMPDGTIYPISSQVSRPFFDNPLEALAKDAENDIIKQEMREQATAILVRKLLVVHNAERQKAAQAEQAKQIISPAK; from the coding sequence GTGCGATATCTACTTTCGCTATTTTTCGGTTTAGCGGTGTTAATCACCGCTGGCTGCGGTTTTCATTTACAAGGGAAAACTCAGGTTCCAGCAGAATTAAAAACGCTTTATCTTAGCTCTGGTGACCCTTATGGCCCATTATCTCGTGTAATGCGTCAACAACTCAGACTTAGTGATGTTCAGCTTGTTGAAAATCCAACAGCCGATATTCCTATTCTCAAAATTGTAGGTTCGTCAGAGAGTAAAGAGACCGTTTCTGTGTATCAAGACGGTAAATCAGCAGAACGTCAGCTAACATTTGTGCTAGATGCGCAAGTGATTATGCCAGATGGAACGATTTACCCTATTTCATCACAGGTTTCACGCCCATTCTTCGATAACCCATTAGAGGCATTAGCAAAAGATGCTGAGAATGACATTATCAAGCAAGAAATGCGTGAACAAGCAACAGCAATATTAGTGCGTAAACTATTGGTTGTTCATAATGCTGAACGCCAAAAAGCCGCACAAGCTGAGCAAGCAAAACAGATAATCTCTCCGGCCAAATGA
- the mrdA gene encoding peptidoglycan DD-transpeptidase MrdA — protein sequence MKRKKRTPFRDYTAESKLFIRRVIVAFSVIIILSGILVFNLNHLQIARHDDYQTRSNDNRIKLVPIAPSRGIIYDRKGIPLALNRTIYQLEVVPEKVTNLQETLESLREVVDLTDEDIAAFEKERKRSRRFSSIPLKTTLSQVQVARFAINQYRYPGLEIKGYQRRYYPYGSALTHVIGYVAKINDKDVERLDKEGLSPNYAATHDIGKLGIERYYESVLHGTTGYEEVEVNSRGRVIRQLHEQPPQAGKDIYLTVDLELQTYIETLLTTSRAAVVVTDPRNGEILALVSNPSYDPNLFVGGISNTDYQGLLNNPDRPLINRTTQGLYPPASTVKPFMSVAALSEGVITANTTIHDPGWWQLPGSEKRYRDWKRWGHGKLNVTKSIVESADTFFYQVAYDMGIDRISTWMGRFGYGEYTGIDLSEERNGIMPTREWKQQRYKKPWYQGDTIPVGIGQGYWTATPIQMAKALMTLINDGQVKTPHLLYGTKLGNEMLPYIDTETRQIGDINSGYWELAKHGMYGVANFPNGTGRRSFADAPYKVAAKSGTAQVFSYETYNASQLAEHLRDHKLMIAFAPYDKPTVAIAIILENGGAGPSVGDITRQILDHILLGDNNTVLPDSPPAPRGSEE from the coding sequence ATGAAAAGAAAAAAACGTACCCCGTTTCGAGATTATACTGCGGAATCAAAATTATTTATCCGCCGTGTGATCGTCGCATTTTCAGTAATTATCATATTAAGTGGTATTTTGGTTTTTAACCTCAATCACTTACAAATCGCTCGCCATGACGATTATCAAACACGTTCAAATGATAACCGAATTAAACTCGTCCCAATTGCACCTAGTCGTGGCATTATTTATGATCGCAAAGGGATCCCTCTTGCGCTTAATCGGACTATCTACCAGTTAGAAGTCGTACCTGAAAAGGTAACAAACTTACAAGAAACGCTTGAAAGTTTGAGAGAGGTTGTTGACTTAACTGATGAAGATATCGCAGCTTTTGAAAAAGAACGTAAGCGCTCTCGTCGATTTAGCTCTATTCCCTTAAAAACCACACTTAGCCAAGTGCAAGTTGCGCGTTTTGCTATCAATCAATATCGTTATCCGGGCTTAGAAATCAAAGGTTATCAACGCCGTTATTATCCTTATGGTTCAGCATTAACACATGTAATTGGTTATGTTGCAAAAATTAACGATAAAGATGTTGAACGACTTGATAAAGAAGGTTTGTCACCTAACTACGCCGCTACTCATGATATCGGTAAATTAGGTATTGAACGTTATTATGAGTCTGTATTACACGGAACAACTGGCTATGAAGAAGTTGAAGTCAATAGCCGTGGTCGCGTTATTCGCCAATTACATGAACAACCACCACAAGCAGGTAAAGATATTTACCTTACCGTTGATCTTGAATTACAGACCTATATTGAAACATTACTTACCACAAGCCGGGCTGCTGTTGTAGTGACTGATCCTCGCAATGGTGAAATTTTAGCCCTTGTATCAAACCCAAGTTATGATCCGAACTTATTTGTGGGCGGTATTTCTAATACTGATTATCAAGGATTACTAAATAATCCTGATAGACCACTAATAAATCGAACAACACAAGGCCTCTATCCTCCAGCCTCAACGGTTAAACCCTTTATGTCTGTTGCTGCATTAAGTGAAGGAGTTATCACCGCGAATACGACTATTCACGATCCTGGCTGGTGGCAACTTCCTGGCTCTGAAAAACGCTATCGTGACTGGAAACGCTGGGGGCATGGTAAACTCAATGTTACCAAGTCCATTGTTGAGTCTGCAGATACATTTTTCTATCAAGTTGCTTATGATATGGGAATCGATCGTATATCAACTTGGATGGGCCGCTTTGGCTATGGTGAATACACGGGAATCGATCTATCCGAAGAGCGTAATGGCATCATGCCAACGCGTGAGTGGAAACAGCAACGTTATAAAAAACCTTGGTATCAAGGTGACACGATCCCTGTAGGGATTGGTCAAGGTTATTGGACCGCAACGCCAATTCAAATGGCAAAAGCTTTAATGACATTGATTAATGATGGTCAAGTTAAAACTCCTCACCTACTTTACGGTACGAAACTTGGTAATGAAATGTTGCCTTATATTGATACAGAAACCCGTCAAATTGGTGATATTAACTCTGGCTATTGGGAATTAGCAAAACATGGTATGTATGGTGTGGCTAACTTCCCTAATGGTACAGGTCGCCGAAGTTTTGCTGATGCTCCTTATAAAGTAGCAGCTAAATCAGGAACTGCTCAGGTGTTTAGTTATGAAACATACAACGCAAGCCAATTGGCTGAACATCTTCGTGACCACAAACTGATGATTGCCTTTGCGCCTTATGATAAGCCGACTGTTGCTATAGCAATTATTTTAGAAAATGGTGGTGCTGGCCCTTCTGTCGGTGATATTACAAGACAAATTCTTGACCACATTCTCCTAGGTGATAACAACACAGTGTTACCTGATTCGCCACCTGCTCCACGCGGTTCAGAGGAATAA
- a CDS encoding YbgA family protein — protein MERKVNYLGISSEIMSNTNHQLQEKLALLCDTVQAEKISIMQIDAQNRDNLLPLYGYVGKKGDSLSSPPNFTLPQLNINQLLQPIVLDHFLTQFFTLFDYQQQVNQSLTKGALVKFHSRYKYLIMAYSLVAYRELGRDIANFSDAIPLEQVASKYQEMLMKAFSVAANREGQTNALMHMAGYFKRNLSSQQKQEMARTILQYRQGIVPLSKPYDLLKYWLAVYPNEYLSHQRYFSPYPFAFNYLREQL, from the coding sequence ATGGAAAGAAAAGTGAATTATCTCGGGATATCTTCAGAAATTATGAGTAACACCAATCACCAATTGCAAGAAAAGTTAGCATTGCTTTGTGACACGGTTCAGGCGGAAAAGATAAGCATTATGCAGATAGATGCTCAAAATAGAGATAATCTGTTGCCACTTTATGGTTATGTTGGAAAAAAAGGAGACAGCCTTTCCTCACCCCCAAATTTTACTTTACCTCAATTAAATATTAATCAACTTTTACAGCCTATTGTTCTTGACCATTTTCTTACCCAATTTTTCACACTGTTTGATTACCAACAACAGGTTAATCAATCATTAACTAAAGGGGCTTTAGTTAAATTTCATAGCCGATATAAATATTTAATTATGGCTTATTCACTAGTGGCTTATCGAGAATTGGGACGTGATATTGCTAATTTTTCTGATGCTATTCCCCTTGAACAAGTTGCATCGAAATATCAGGAAATGCTAATGAAGGCATTTAGTGTTGCTGCAAATAGAGAAGGGCAAACTAATGCGTTAATGCATATGGCAGGGTATTTTAAGCGAAATCTAAGCTCACAACAAAAACAAGAAATGGCGCGGACAATTTTACAATATCGTCAAGGTATCGTGCCTTTATCTAAACCTTATGATTTACTCAAATATTGGTTAGCAGTTTATCCTAATGAGTATTTGAGTCATCAACGCTATTTTTCACCTTATCCATTCGCTTTTAATTATTTAAGAGAGCAACTTTAG
- the rsfS gene encoding ribosome silencing factor, which translates to MILLQGSELQQFIIDKLEDSKAQDIIALDVRGKSSVTDYMIICTGTSSRHLMSVADNLVDDCREAGLQPLGVEGQGVSDWIVVDLGEAMVHVMQEDSRRMYELEKLWS; encoded by the coding sequence GTGATCCTTTTGCAAGGTTCTGAATTACAACAATTTATTATTGATAAGCTTGAAGATTCTAAAGCTCAAGACATCATTGCACTAGATGTCCGTGGAAAATCAAGTGTAACGGATTACATGATTATTTGCACAGGTACATCAAGCAGACATCTTATGTCTGTTGCAGATAATCTCGTTGATGATTGCCGCGAAGCGGGATTACAACCTTTAGGTGTGGAAGGACAAGGTGTTTCTGATTGGATTGTCGTCGATCTTGGTGAAGCCATGGTACACGTAATGCAAGAAGATAGCCGTCGTATGTACGAACTTGAAAAACTCTGGAGCTGA
- the holA gene encoding DNA polymerase III subunit delta, with translation MIRLYPEQLNAQLQEGLRQSYLLWGNEPLLLQESQDTIQSVAKAQGFIEHYQFTLDNNTDWNEIYSLCQSLSLFSQRQSILLHLPDSGPNAAMSEKLTRLSQELHQDLLLILRGNKLTKAQENSEWFKTLSQNGTYVSCLTPELDKLPNWVSRRAKQKGLVLDEQGNQLLCYCYEGNLLALAQAIERLSLLYPDGKLTLPRVEAAVNDASHFTPYHWVDALLAGKTQRAWHILQQLKREDSEPVILLRTLQRELMQLITLHRESKTAALKTIFDKHRIWQNRRPIFTAALQRLSEHQLLTAIRLLASIEMTIKQDYGQTVWPSLSALGLLLCGKALPEGFVNYA, from the coding sequence ATGATCCGCTTATATCCAGAACAACTGAATGCGCAGCTCCAAGAGGGGCTGCGCCAAAGTTATCTACTCTGGGGCAATGAACCTCTATTGCTCCAAGAGTCTCAAGATACCATCCAATCCGTTGCTAAAGCCCAAGGATTTATTGAACACTATCAATTTACTCTTGATAATAATACGGACTGGAATGAAATTTACTCCCTTTGTCAATCACTAAGCCTTTTTTCTCAAAGACAATCTATTTTGCTTCATTTACCTGATAGTGGTCCTAATGCAGCTATGTCAGAGAAACTCACAAGGTTATCTCAAGAGTTACACCAAGATTTATTATTGATTTTACGTGGCAATAAACTAACCAAGGCTCAAGAAAACAGTGAATGGTTTAAAACATTAAGCCAGAATGGAACATATGTTTCTTGTCTCACACCTGAACTTGATAAATTGCCTAATTGGGTTTCTCGTCGAGCAAAACAAAAAGGATTAGTGCTGGATGAACAAGGTAACCAACTACTTTGCTACTGCTATGAAGGTAATTTGCTCGCATTAGCACAGGCGATAGAGCGTCTTTCCCTACTTTATCCTGATGGTAAATTGACATTACCTAGAGTAGAAGCAGCTGTTAATGACGCTTCACATTTTACCCCTTATCACTGGGTTGATGCATTGCTTGCAGGTAAGACACAACGCGCATGGCATATTTTACAACAACTCAAAAGAGAAGATAGCGAACCTGTTATTTTACTCAGAACGTTACAACGTGAGTTAATGCAATTAATTACGCTGCACCGAGAATCTAAAACTGCCGCGTTAAAAACTATTTTTGATAAACATCGAATTTGGCAAAACCGACGTCCAATTTTTACAGCAGCATTACAACGTTTATCTGAGCATCAACTGCTAACTGCAATACGGTTATTAGCCAGTATCGAAATGACGATTAAACAAGATTATGGTCAAACTGTTTGGCCATCTCTTAGCGCATTAGGCTTATTGCTTTGTGGGAAAGCATTACCAGAAGGATTTGTAAATTATGCCTAA
- the rlpA gene encoding endolytic peptidoglycan transglycosylase RlpA yields the protein MRLQWVLVGISALLLSGCVVDKPNTNKQPAPLPNVPAQRVLGAEPRYEPYHPTANQDYRKNGMIYRIVTDPANFSERGEAIVYDSLAMSRLTTIGERVNPYEFAAAHPTLPIPSYVKITNLLNGRTMVVRINDRGPYVNGKQIQVTPAVSDSLRLMPTTPLQIEGIVVDQNGHMSGIGTHGAQIEKKTTALPERPNFNAQSTTSTPLTTSTPANMPIEPPAQPEAKIPAPAPAPALLSNSIAQGFYVQVGALSNENNAQFWLNDLLSSFGTQGVINKTDGLYKVQLGPYSSKDQAEAIKNKLKQVKDISGFIITQ from the coding sequence ATGCGTCTGCAATGGGTTTTGGTAGGTATCAGTGCATTGCTACTTTCAGGATGTGTTGTTGATAAGCCGAACACAAATAAACAGCCTGCACCATTACCCAATGTGCCAGCTCAACGTGTTCTTGGTGCTGAACCTCGTTACGAGCCTTATCACCCAACAGCAAATCAAGATTACCGAAAAAATGGTATGATCTATCGTATTGTGACTGATCCCGCAAACTTTAGTGAGCGAGGAGAAGCTATTGTTTATGATAGCTTAGCTATGAGTCGTTTAACGACTATTGGTGAACGTGTCAATCCTTATGAATTTGCAGCCGCACATCCTACATTACCCATACCAAGTTATGTAAAAATCACAAACTTACTCAATGGGCGCACAATGGTTGTCAGGATCAATGACCGTGGCCCTTACGTCAACGGTAAACAAATCCAAGTCACTCCCGCTGTTTCTGATAGTTTGCGTTTAATGCCCACAACGCCATTACAAATTGAAGGAATTGTTGTCGATCAAAATGGCCATATGAGTGGTATTGGAACACATGGGGCTCAAATTGAGAAGAAAACAACAGCTTTACCCGAACGCCCTAATTTTAATGCTCAATCAACAACATCTACGCCATTAACAACATCAACACCTGCTAATATGCCTATTGAGCCACCAGCACAACCGGAAGCAAAAATTCCAGCTCCAGCTCCAGCTCCAGCATTACTATCAAACTCCATAGCGCAAGGCTTTTATGTACAAGTTGGCGCACTTAGTAATGAAAATAATGCTCAGTTTTGGCTCAATGATTTATTGTCATCATTTGGTACTCAAGGCGTGATTAATAAAACAGATGGACTATATAAGGTACAACTCGGCCCTTATTCCTCAAAAGATCAAGCCGAAGCAATAAAAAATAAGCTGAAACAAGTTAAAGATATCTCTGGGTTTATTATTACCCAATAA
- the nadD gene encoding nicotinate-nucleotide adenylyltransferase — MPKNNVPTPLINQAIALYGGTFDPIHYGHLRPVEALSGLIGLKEVVWLPNNIPPHRPQPEASSQQRLDMVRLALEPYSSFKVDTRELEKPTPSYTIETLRDFRQEIGNKQPLAFIIGQDSLLSINTWHQWEKLLDVCHLLVCARPGYQTHFESAQMQEWLKKHQTNQQEDIHCLPSGKIFLADTPLYNISATDIRARHKAGLDCHDLLPSSVEDYIRQQQLYK, encoded by the coding sequence ATGCCTAAAAATAATGTTCCTACACCTTTAATTAATCAAGCTATCGCCTTATATGGTGGCACATTTGATCCAATTCATTATGGGCATTTACGTCCTGTTGAAGCACTTTCAGGATTAATTGGTTTAAAAGAAGTGGTGTGGCTACCCAATAATATTCCTCCTCATCGCCCACAGCCTGAAGCATCTTCTCAGCAACGTCTTGATATGGTACGTCTTGCTCTTGAGCCATATTCTTCATTTAAAGTGGATACTCGTGAGCTTGAGAAGCCAACACCTTCTTATACTATTGAAACATTAAGAGACTTCAGACAAGAAATTGGTAATAAACAACCTTTAGCATTTATTATTGGTCAGGATTCATTACTTTCAATTAATACGTGGCATCAATGGGAAAAGCTATTAGATGTATGCCATTTGTTAGTTTGTGCTCGCCCAGGTTATCAAACTCATTTCGAGTCAGCTCAAATGCAGGAGTGGCTAAAAAAACATCAAACCAATCAACAAGAAGATATTCATTGCCTACCTTCTGGCAAAATTTTTCTGGCTGATACGCCTCTTTATAATATTTCAGCAACAGATATTCGTGCTCGCCATAAAGCAGGATTAGATTGTCACGATTTGCTACCAAGTTCTGTCGAAGACTATATTCGCCAGCAACAACTCTATAAATAA
- the rlmH gene encoding 23S rRNA (pseudouridine(1915)-N(3))-methyltransferase RlmH: MKLQLIAVGTKMPDWIQTGFMDYLNRFPKDMPLELIEIPAGKRGKNADIKRILEKEGEQMLATVGKGNRIVTLDIPGARWDTPKLAEQLDRWKLDGRNVSLLIGGPEGLAPACKAAAEQSWSLSPLTMPHPLVRVVVAESLYRAWSITTNHPYHRE; the protein is encoded by the coding sequence TTGAAATTACAGCTCATTGCCGTTGGTACAAAAATGCCGGACTGGATACAGACCGGCTTTATGGATTATCTTAATCGATTTCCCAAAGACATGCCTTTAGAACTTATTGAGATACCCGCAGGTAAACGCGGAAAGAATGCCGATATTAAACGCATTCTCGAAAAAGAAGGCGAACAAATGTTAGCGACTGTGGGTAAAGGGAATCGTATTGTCACTCTTGATATTCCTGGCGCTCGCTGGGATACGCCAAAACTAGCAGAACAACTTGATCGATGGAAGCTTGATGGTAGAAATGTCAGCTTATTAATTGGTGGCCCTGAAGGATTAGCACCTGCTTGTAAAGCTGCAGCTGAGCAAAGCTGGTCTTTATCTCCTTTAACAATGCCACACCCCCTTGTCCGTGTCGTGGTTGCAGAAAGCCTTTATCGAGCATGGAGTATTACGACAAACCATCCTTATCATCGTGAATAA
- the mrdB gene encoding peptidoglycan glycosyltransferase MrdB (rod shape-determining protein RodA), whose product MTENNKKKSFWTRVHIDPLFLLCIIALLGYSAFIMWSASGQDPEMMQRKLGQIGMGFMIMIVMAQIPPRVYESWAPHLYFFCVILLILVDVFGQISKGAQRWLDLGIVRFQPSEIAKIAVPLMVARFMNRDICPPTLRNTAIALVLIFVPTLLVAAQPDLGTSILVAASGLFVLFLAGMSWRLITVAIVLVAAFIPILWFFLMHDYQQARVMMLLDPESDPLGAGYHIIQSKIAIGSGGLHGKGWLQGTQSQLEFLPERHTDFIFAVLAEELGLIGVLILLALYILLIARGLYLATKAQNTFGRVMIGGLMLIFFVYVFVNIGMVSGILPVVGVPLPLMSYGGSALIVLMAGFGIVMSIHTHRKLLSKSL is encoded by the coding sequence ATGACTGAAAATAATAAGAAAAAATCCTTCTGGACTCGAGTCCATATCGACCCTTTATTCTTGCTCTGTATTATTGCTTTATTGGGATACAGCGCATTTATTATGTGGAGTGCAAGTGGCCAAGATCCAGAAATGATGCAGCGCAAATTAGGTCAGATTGGTATGGGTTTTATGATCATGATAGTCATGGCTCAAATCCCACCACGAGTCTATGAAAGCTGGGCTCCACATCTCTATTTCTTTTGCGTTATTTTGCTTATTCTTGTTGATGTCTTTGGTCAAATAAGTAAAGGTGCTCAACGTTGGCTAGATTTAGGTATTGTACGTTTCCAACCTTCAGAAATTGCTAAAATTGCCGTACCATTAATGGTAGCACGATTTATGAACCGCGATATCTGCCCGCCTACGTTGCGTAATACTGCTATTGCTTTGGTACTTATTTTTGTACCAACGTTATTAGTCGCAGCACAGCCAGATTTAGGAACATCCATTCTTGTCGCTGCATCGGGTTTATTTGTTCTTTTTCTCGCGGGAATGAGTTGGCGTCTTATCACTGTAGCCATAGTTCTTGTTGCTGCTTTTATCCCCATACTCTGGTTTTTCCTTATGCATGATTACCAACAAGCTAGGGTAATGATGCTACTTGACCCTGAATCTGACCCACTCGGCGCCGGATATCATATCATCCAATCTAAAATTGCCATTGGTTCTGGCGGATTACATGGAAAAGGATGGTTACAAGGCACGCAATCTCAATTAGAATTCTTACCAGAGCGCCATACAGACTTTATTTTTGCTGTATTGGCTGAAGAACTCGGATTAATTGGTGTTTTGATACTGCTAGCTCTTTATATACTCTTAATTGCGCGAGGCCTTTACCTTGCAACGAAAGCACAAAATACATTTGGTAGAGTAATGATTGGCGGACTAATGTTAATCTTCTTTGTCTATGTCTTTGTCAACATAGGAATGGTGAGTGGTATTCTTCCTGTTGTCGGTGTTCCGTTACCGCTAATGAGTTATGGAGGCTCTGCCCTAATTGTCTTGATGGCAGGATTTGGCATTGTTATGTCTATTCATACACACCGAAAACTATTATCGAAAAGTTTATAA